The proteins below are encoded in one region of Legionella antarctica:
- the trbJ gene encoding P-type conjugative transfer protein TrbJ, producing the protein MKFKILLVYLCSLSALATGAPVFDIANWIQNGQMIMNQASEYKTQIDQYENQVNQYQNMLDNTKSLSSFEWDNANSVINNLLESTNTIDYYKQEAGSLQNYLDRFQSQEYYQKTACFNGSGQCTAEELRKIKQTRLAASVAEKRANDAMLKGIDKQQQSLKTDSTKLRTLQSQAQTAEGQKQALQAASQLASQQNHQLMQIRGLLMAQQNAQAVKDAASADKEAIQAAGDERFRAGSFHKSSGKKW; encoded by the coding sequence ATGAAATTTAAAATCTTGCTTGTTTATCTCTGCTCGCTTTCTGCTTTAGCAACCGGTGCGCCTGTTTTTGATATTGCCAACTGGATTCAAAACGGGCAAATGATCATGAATCAGGCCAGTGAATATAAAACACAAATCGATCAATATGAAAATCAAGTTAACCAGTACCAAAATATGCTGGACAACACCAAGTCACTGAGTTCATTCGAATGGGATAATGCCAACTCAGTGATTAACAATTTGCTTGAATCGACCAACACCATTGATTACTACAAGCAGGAAGCAGGTAGTTTACAAAACTACCTCGACCGATTTCAAAGTCAGGAATATTACCAAAAGACCGCCTGTTTTAACGGCAGCGGTCAATGTACAGCCGAGGAACTTAGAAAAATCAAACAAACAAGATTGGCAGCATCAGTTGCCGAGAAGCGTGCCAATGATGCCATGCTCAAAGGCATCGATAAGCAGCAACAGAGCTTAAAAACTGACTCAACTAAACTTCGCACCTTGCAATCCCAGGCGCAGACTGCCGAAGGGCAAAAGCAGGCACTACAAGCTGCTTCCCAATTGGCCAGTCAACAAAATCACCAACTCATGCAGATTCGGGGTTTATTAATGGCGCAACAAAATGCCCAAGCGGTGAAAGATGCAGCAAGTGCTGACAAGGAGGCCATTCAAGCGGCTGGAGATGAGCGTTTTCGTGCAGGGAGCTTCCACAAGAGTTCAGGAAAAAAATGGTAA
- the trbL gene encoding P-type conjugative transfer protein TrbL: protein MKKTTITWLITLFLLSFSINSYAQGGGLDSRDLLDNILFRFSSTASMWSQTLLSYARYLFWSLALISMVWTYGLMALRRADIQEFLAETVRFFVVVGFFYWLLDNGPAIATAIMDSMRKLAANASGIDAHVSPSDIVDVGFDIVSKAIDNSSIWSPAATTVGLIVAGLILVVLALVSINMLIVLITAWILTYGGIILLGFGGGRWTQDIAIQYYKTVLGIALQAFAMILIIGIGKSFVDQYYAAMAKDILLKEMFIMLVVAILLLVLINKIPPVLSGIVTGGSSGGGGLGLGGALGAAGIAGAALASAAGAASTEGAGGLSALQSAFKAASQSTSAGGTGNVSGGGSSAKSGGLAEAMGRATQFAGSFGSHLASGAADVAREKANSMREAFSAKVAETTGGKVADAIHQRMDANNDSSPPEPPDSPGSNVRSMGVPEGSFSAGNDEVSQFVNSKVAGDDQ from the coding sequence ATGAAAAAAACGACAATCACTTGGTTAATCACACTCTTTCTCTTAAGTTTTTCAATTAATAGTTATGCCCAGGGAGGTGGTTTAGATAGCCGGGATTTGCTGGACAATATTTTATTTCGATTTTCCAGCACTGCATCTATGTGGAGCCAGACCTTACTGAGTTATGCCCGATACCTCTTTTGGTCTTTGGCCTTAATCAGCATGGTCTGGACTTATGGGCTTATGGCCTTACGCCGGGCTGATATTCAGGAATTTCTGGCTGAAACGGTACGGTTTTTTGTGGTTGTCGGCTTTTTCTATTGGCTATTGGACAATGGGCCTGCCATTGCCACGGCCATCATGGATTCCATGCGCAAACTCGCTGCCAATGCTTCTGGTATTGATGCGCATGTGTCGCCTTCTGATATTGTCGATGTAGGCTTTGATATAGTCTCAAAAGCCATCGATAACTCATCCATTTGGTCGCCGGCCGCAACAACGGTTGGCTTGATTGTCGCCGGTCTTATTTTGGTGGTTTTGGCATTAGTCAGTATTAACATGCTGATTGTGCTTATTACCGCCTGGATTTTGACCTATGGCGGGATCATTTTATTGGGATTTGGTGGTGGACGGTGGACACAGGATATTGCCATTCAATACTATAAAACCGTGCTGGGTATCGCCCTACAGGCTTTTGCCATGATTTTAATTATCGGCATTGGTAAATCTTTTGTTGATCAGTATTACGCCGCCATGGCCAAGGACATTTTATTAAAAGAAATGTTCATCATGCTGGTTGTGGCCATTCTTTTGCTAGTCCTTATTAATAAGATTCCCCCGGTCTTAAGTGGCATTGTCACTGGTGGCTCAAGTGGCGGCGGTGGGCTTGGCTTAGGCGGTGCTTTGGGTGCAGCGGGTATTGCCGGAGCTGCCTTGGCAAGTGCTGCAGGTGCAGCAAGTACAGAAGGCGCAGGCGGTTTATCGGCTTTGCAGTCAGCTTTCAAAGCCGCCTCGCAAAGTACCAGCGCAGGTGGAACAGGCAATGTTTCAGGTGGAGGCTCTAGCGCTAAATCAGGTGGTTTGGCTGAAGCCATGGGGAGGGCAACTCAATTTGCCGGTTCATTCGGCTCTCATTTGGCCTCGGGTGCTGCGGATGTAGCACGTGAAAAAGCCAACTCTATGCGAGAGGCCTTTTCGGCGAAAGTGGCTGAAACCACTGGGGGCAAAGTTGCCGATGCCATTCATCAACGCATGGACGCCAATAATGACTCGTCACCACCTGAGCCACCAGACTCACCCGGCTCAAATGTCAGATCTATGGGCGTGCCGGAAGGAAGTTTTAGTGCAGGCAATGATGAAGTCAGTCAATTTGTTAATAGCAAGGTTGCAGGAGATGATCAATGA
- a CDS encoding type IV secretory system conjugative DNA transfer family protein has translation MTPNKAIGPQVRQRPHKRFNLPLIGLALLSLIVSLQIGTQYLAYKFYYHESLGVSVGHLYLPWQLFLWNLKYHAFYPDYFNAAFGLVVMISSLLLMMLILVSQQLKKGGVSEYLHGSARWANREDLRNASLIGHDEGVYVGAFEDEQGEIHYLRHNGPEHILTYAPTRSGKGVGLVIPTLLSWKHSCVITDLKGELWAMTAGWRQQHANNKVIRFEPATLKGSARWNPLDEIRVGTESEVGDVQNLATLVIDPHGKGLETHWQKTSQALLVGFILHAIYKLKNQGEPATFPNIDYMLVDPNTNIADLLIEMTQYPHIEGKTHPVISASARDMIDRPEEEAGSVLSTLKSYLALYRDPVVAFNVSDSDFCIRDLMNYESPVSLYIVTQPNDKARLQPLVRVMINMIVRLLADKMEFERVSDDKGLSYVRSKKTYKHRLLCMIDEFPSLGKLDILQESLAFVAGYGLKFYLICQDINQLKSRERGYGSDETITSNCHIQNAYPPNRVETAEHLSKLTGQTTIVKEHITTSGKRISTYLSQISKTIQEVSRPLLTVDECLRMPGPKKDADGMIVEAGDMVVYAAGFPAIYGKQPLYFKDPVFIARSSIDAPEVSDILRLRLSKDEEIRL, from the coding sequence ATGACTCCGAATAAAGCCATTGGCCCACAGGTAAGGCAAAGGCCTCATAAGCGGTTTAACCTGCCGCTGATTGGATTAGCCTTGCTTTCATTGATAGTCAGCCTGCAAATCGGCACACAATACCTGGCCTATAAATTTTATTATCATGAGAGCCTTGGCGTATCGGTGGGGCATCTATATCTACCCTGGCAGCTGTTTTTGTGGAATCTGAAATACCATGCCTTTTACCCGGATTATTTTAACGCCGCATTTGGTCTGGTAGTGATGATTAGTAGCCTGCTGTTAATGATGCTGATCCTTGTCAGTCAACAGCTTAAAAAAGGTGGGGTCAGCGAGTACCTGCACGGCTCTGCCAGATGGGCGAATAGGGAGGATTTAAGAAACGCCAGCCTCATTGGTCATGATGAAGGGGTCTATGTGGGGGCTTTTGAAGATGAACAGGGAGAGATTCATTATCTGCGCCATAATGGCCCAGAACATATTTTAACCTATGCCCCCACTCGCTCTGGTAAAGGGGTGGGGCTTGTGATTCCCACACTCTTATCCTGGAAGCACTCCTGTGTCATTACCGATTTAAAGGGCGAGCTGTGGGCAATGACAGCTGGCTGGCGGCAGCAACATGCCAATAACAAAGTAATCCGCTTTGAACCGGCCACATTAAAAGGTTCAGCCCGATGGAATCCATTAGATGAAATCCGGGTAGGCACGGAATCAGAAGTGGGTGATGTCCAAAACCTCGCGACACTGGTCATTGATCCTCATGGAAAAGGACTTGAAACCCATTGGCAGAAAACCTCGCAGGCGCTGTTGGTGGGCTTTATCCTTCATGCCATTTACAAACTAAAAAATCAGGGGGAACCAGCCACCTTTCCCAATATTGACTACATGTTAGTTGATCCTAATACCAATATTGCTGATTTATTAATTGAAATGACCCAATACCCACATATTGAAGGTAAAACCCATCCTGTCATTTCTGCCTCTGCCCGCGATATGATAGACCGACCCGAGGAAGAAGCAGGCTCTGTGCTATCAACATTGAAATCCTATCTGGCTTTATATCGTGATCCGGTGGTGGCGTTTAATGTTTCAGATTCGGATTTTTGTATCCGCGATTTAATGAACTATGAAAGTCCTGTGAGTCTTTATATCGTCACCCAGCCTAATGACAAAGCCAGACTTCAACCCTTAGTTCGGGTCATGATTAATATGATCGTGCGCTTATTAGCAGACAAGATGGAATTTGAGCGTGTGTCTGATGATAAGGGGCTCTCTTATGTCCGCAGCAAAAAAACCTATAAACATCGTCTGCTTTGCATGATTGATGAATTTCCAAGTCTGGGAAAACTTGATATTTTGCAGGAGTCCTTAGCCTTTGTTGCAGGCTATGGCTTAAAGTTCTATTTAATCTGTCAGGACATCAATCAGCTAAAAAGCCGTGAGCGTGGTTATGGTTCTGATGAAACCATCACATCCAATTGCCATATTCAAAATGCCTACCCACCAAACCGGGTTGAAACGGCAGAGCATTTATCCAAACTAACTGGCCAAACTACCATTGTTAAAGAACACATCACCACCAGTGGTAAACGCATTTCAACCTATCTCTCGCAAATATCCAAAACCATTCAGGAAGTATCGAGACCTCTATTAACCGTGGATGAGTGTTTACGGATGCCGGGGCCAAAAAAAGATGCTGATGGCATGATTGTTGAGGCTGGAGATATGGTGGTTTATGCGGCGGGCTTCCCGGCAATCTATGGCAAACAGCCCCTTTATTTTAAAGATCCGGTGTTTATCGCCCGATCATCCATCGATGCACCGGAAGTGTCCGATATCTTGCGCCTGCGATTAAGCAAAGATGAGGAAATCAGACTATGA
- the traF gene encoding conjugative transfer signal peptidase TraF: MKCLSVCLISLIGLAFLLIAMGFRINLTDSIPVGLYRITHEGNLKNTFVIFCPDDRQAFRVGLSRGYIDHGLYCGGYGYLMKKVVASPGDILSVTDTGVFVNQDRIPFSKPKLKDGLNRPLPQWHATNYQLKEDELLTMTSQSEWSFDGRYYGLVHSGQIKGMLRPLWVINKQENNHEK; this comes from the coding sequence ATGAAGTGCTTGTCTGTATGCCTGATTAGTCTGATTGGCCTGGCGTTTTTGTTAATCGCTATGGGATTTCGGATTAATCTCACCGATTCAATCCCTGTTGGTTTATATCGCATCACCCATGAGGGCAATCTCAAGAATACCTTCGTCATCTTTTGTCCCGATGACAGACAGGCTTTCAGGGTTGGCTTAAGTAGAGGTTATATAGACCATGGCCTTTACTGCGGGGGATATGGCTATTTGATGAAAAAAGTAGTGGCTTCGCCTGGCGATATTCTTTCGGTCACAGATACCGGAGTCTTTGTAAATCAAGATCGCATCCCTTTCTCTAAACCTAAATTAAAAGACGGGCTAAACCGCCCCTTACCACAATGGCATGCCACAAATTATCAACTGAAAGAAGACGAATTACTGACCATGACCAGTCAAAGCGAATGGTCGTTTGATGGTCGCTATTATGGCCTTGTTCACTCAGGGCAAATCAAGGGAATGTTAAGACCCCTATGGGTTATCAATAAACAGGAGAACAATCATGAGAAATAA